A genome region from Vibrio tapetis subsp. tapetis includes the following:
- the ptsP gene encoding phosphoenolpyruvate--protein phosphotransferase: MLTQLREIVEQVSRVENIHQALDVLVQETCLAMQTECCTVYFANDELQRLELMATKGLHFEGDQVSLGYHEGLVGLVRRSAEPLNLAEVTSHPNFKYVPELGEGIYSSFLGAPIIYRKQVLGVLVIQQKTPRLFSEIEESFLVTLSAQLAVIIAHAQAQGHWLINDASSQVLSGIAASPGVAIGEFWWDDTQPKLSDVYPASTLNIELEQEWLSLAVESAVGEFRRLRKKFDNDINKDALAIFDLFTHLLNDPMLRKDLKLQIQKGDRADWALRQVVERYSNRFAQMSDVYLRERAQDVRELGQRLLYFLHCNEFGEQTVDRSVILVVTELTASILASMPRDKLLAVVSMEGAANSHAAILSRALGIPAVMGANLNPKMLSGKMGIVDGYSGDIFVDPSEQVLNEYEELQNEEHELSDLVESELAQPARTLDGCDIDVLLNAGLSADSQIAINQGVNGVGLYRTEISFLLKQRFPSEEEQVTQYRSVLQSYPEKSVVMRTLDVGGDKPLPYLPIEEDNPFLGWRGIRFTLDHPDIFLMQLRAMMKASAGLENLSILLPMVSGSQELDEALELIQHAYDEIKLSQPTLVKPKVGVMLEVPSMLFLLPLIASRIDFVSVGTNDLTQYLLAVDRNNARVSDVYESMHPAVVQALAMIDSTCKQYGLPVSICGELAGDPVGALLAVGLGYRSLSMNTSNVARVKYILRQVNLSELEALADSALKQAYGHTIYSQMLAYLESKELAGFVRAGKK; this comes from the coding sequence ATGCTCACTCAGCTAAGGGAAATAGTTGAACAAGTTTCTCGCGTTGAAAACATTCATCAAGCGTTGGATGTTTTAGTACAAGAAACCTGTTTGGCTATGCAAACTGAGTGTTGCACGGTTTATTTTGCCAATGATGAATTGCAACGTTTGGAGCTTATGGCCACCAAAGGTTTGCATTTCGAAGGTGACCAAGTCTCCCTTGGTTATCACGAAGGGCTTGTGGGCTTGGTTCGGCGCTCTGCTGAACCTCTCAATTTAGCTGAAGTTACCTCTCATCCAAATTTTAAATATGTCCCCGAGCTTGGTGAGGGGATATATAGCTCGTTTCTCGGCGCCCCCATCATTTATCGCAAACAAGTGTTGGGTGTGTTGGTCATTCAACAGAAAACCCCGCGTTTGTTTAGTGAAATAGAAGAGTCCTTTCTTGTTACTTTATCGGCACAGCTAGCTGTAATTATTGCTCATGCACAAGCTCAGGGTCATTGGTTAATTAATGATGCGAGCAGCCAAGTATTATCCGGTATTGCTGCCTCACCAGGAGTCGCAATAGGAGAGTTCTGGTGGGATGATACACAGCCAAAATTGTCGGATGTCTACCCTGCGAGCACGCTGAATATCGAGTTAGAGCAAGAATGGTTGTCTTTGGCGGTAGAAAGCGCAGTAGGGGAGTTTCGTCGTTTAAGGAAAAAATTCGATAACGACATCAACAAAGACGCTTTGGCTATCTTTGACCTATTCACACACCTGTTAAATGATCCTATGCTTCGCAAAGATCTGAAGCTTCAGATCCAAAAAGGTGACCGTGCAGATTGGGCGTTACGACAAGTGGTGGAACGTTATTCCAATCGTTTTGCACAGATGTCAGACGTCTATTTAAGAGAACGAGCACAAGATGTGCGAGAGCTTGGTCAGCGTTTGTTGTACTTTTTGCATTGCAATGAATTTGGCGAGCAAACTGTCGATCGTAGTGTCATTTTAGTTGTAACGGAGCTCACCGCTTCTATATTGGCCAGTATGCCGAGAGACAAATTGCTCGCTGTGGTTTCTATGGAAGGAGCCGCTAATTCTCATGCTGCTATTTTATCAAGAGCGCTAGGGATCCCGGCAGTCATGGGAGCGAATCTTAACCCTAAGATGCTTTCGGGAAAAATGGGCATCGTAGATGGCTACAGCGGTGATATTTTTGTTGATCCTTCAGAACAGGTGCTCAATGAATACGAAGAACTGCAAAACGAAGAGCATGAGCTATCAGATTTAGTCGAAAGTGAGTTAGCTCAACCAGCACGGACGCTCGATGGTTGTGATATTGACGTATTATTGAACGCTGGTTTGAGCGCAGATAGTCAAATTGCGATCAACCAGGGGGTGAATGGGGTTGGGTTATATCGAACGGAAATTTCTTTTCTGCTCAAACAACGTTTTCCTTCAGAAGAAGAGCAAGTGACTCAATATCGAAGTGTACTTCAGAGCTACCCTGAAAAATCAGTAGTGATGCGTACGCTTGATGTTGGTGGAGACAAACCGTTGCCGTACTTGCCAATTGAAGAAGACAACCCGTTTTTGGGTTGGCGAGGCATCCGTTTTACGCTGGATCACCCTGATATATTTTTAATGCAACTACGAGCAATGATGAAAGCCAGTGCTGGGCTGGAAAATCTGAGTATACTGCTGCCTATGGTATCAGGTAGCCAAGAACTCGATGAGGCATTGGAACTGATTCAACACGCTTATGATGAAATCAAATTGAGTCAGCCAACGTTGGTGAAACCAAAGGTTGGTGTGATGCTTGAAGTACCATCCATGTTGTTTCTATTGCCACTGATAGCAAGTCGCATTGACTTTGTTTCAGTTGGGACGAATGACTTAACTCAATATTTATTAGCGGTCGACAGGAACAATGCCCGGGTATCTGATGTCTATGAATCGATGCATCCAGCTGTCGTGCAGGCATTGGCAATGATTGATTCAACCTGCAAGCAATATGGATTGCCTGTTTCTATTTGTGGTGAATTAGCGGGTGACCCTGTGGGGGCGTTATTGGCCGTTGGTTTAGGCTATCGTTCGTTAAGCATGAATACGTCCAATGTGGCTCGAGTGAAGTACATACTGAGACAGGTTAATCTATCTGAGTTGGAAGCCTTAGCCGATTCAGCATTAAAACAGGCGTACGGTCATACTATTTATAGCCAAATGTTGGCTTATCTAGAAAGTAAAGAACTCGCTGGTTTTGTTCGAGCGGGCAAGAAGTAG
- a CDS encoding tyrosine-type recombinase/integrase: MDNSVVISDGKKFDVSNSVAHEDYDAYPNVLLCAEGVAVFNEQMELLPLISDFLTHYRINHSDHSVKTYANNLLYLVKYLTTYDENHIGSKRDGCLLTVHATEIQKYFQYCRNDKDETGLEKRSIGGKTVSNRDATYGRFFSEFLCNPPAGYKFLREENPYENGSLVVAAKESLIRPALFSDIEALILVANHEREKCLIQFMYDSGVRRGEVESILQENILLLSRESRKSIIVDYNTIQIPSDYVAMEIKGNKGRGREIKYRKTVVSKETINRVQRYHSSLEYKKHKRKWGKNCNPAFLNKNGNPYTPSAISKLVTKLSNRALKLGLIHRPLSPHKIRHGFGAMLLNSEDLGKSQLDRLLLLQQCLGHTSLTTTEGYTKIPIGVWGKFSDRNGTALKRYQLMKKLKDRTRSKKGSYR, encoded by the coding sequence ATGGATAACTCTGTTGTCATCTCTGATGGTAAGAAGTTTGATGTATCAAACTCTGTAGCTCATGAAGATTATGATGCGTATCCAAATGTACTTTTATGTGCAGAAGGTGTGGCCGTTTTCAATGAACAAATGGAATTGTTGCCACTAATCTCTGATTTTCTGACTCATTATAGAATTAATCATAGTGATCACTCCGTAAAAACCTACGCAAACAACCTACTCTATTTAGTTAAATATCTTACTACGTATGATGAAAATCACATCGGTTCTAAGAGAGATGGTTGTTTATTGACAGTACATGCAACAGAAATTCAAAAGTATTTTCAATATTGCAGAAATGATAAAGATGAGACTGGTTTAGAGAAACGATCTATAGGTGGAAAAACCGTATCTAATAGAGATGCGACCTACGGTCGATTTTTCTCTGAATTCCTATGTAACCCTCCCGCTGGTTACAAGTTCTTAAGGGAAGAAAACCCTTATGAGAATGGCAGCTTAGTTGTTGCGGCTAAGGAATCGTTAATTCGGCCTGCTCTTTTTTCAGATATTGAAGCTTTGATTCTTGTTGCCAATCATGAAAGAGAAAAGTGTCTCATTCAATTTATGTATGATTCTGGTGTACGTCGAGGTGAGGTGGAAAGTATACTTCAAGAAAATATCCTATTGTTATCCAGAGAATCTCGTAAAAGCATAATAGTGGATTACAATACAATTCAGATACCTTCTGACTATGTAGCGATGGAAATAAAAGGTAATAAAGGTCGAGGGAGAGAGATTAAATATAGAAAAACAGTGGTTTCAAAAGAAACTATTAATAGAGTTCAAAGGTATCACTCAAGCCTAGAATATAAAAAACATAAAAGAAAGTGGGGTAAAAACTGTAATCCTGCCTTCTTGAATAAAAATGGTAATCCATACACACCAAGTGCTATTAGTAAGTTAGTCACTAAATTATCTAATCGAGCATTGAAACTTGGATTGATACATCGACCACTCTCTCCACACAAAATTCGACATGGGTTTGGCGCTATGCTTCTAAATTCAGAAGATTTAGGTAAGTCACAACTGGACAGACTTCTATTGTTACAGCAATGCCTAGGTCACACTTCATTAACTACAACTGAAGGCTATACAAAAATACCGATTGGAGTCTGGGGGAAATTTTCAGATCGCAATGGAACGGCACTTAAAAGATATCAGTTGATGAAAAAACTAAAAGATAGAACTAGATCGAAGAAAGGAAGCTATAGATGA
- a CDS encoding sulfite exporter TauE/SafE family protein, which translates to MNIELLLQFLALGSFVGVMAGLLGIGGGLIVVPALVSWLLPQAGVDDNIVMHVALGTSLATIILTSGSSAFNHLKLGNVDLFVVKWLLPGVVIGGAAGSFIAEAIPSQYLIKVFGVIVLLLALQMLISIKATKVYPMPSQPVTLLSGSTIGVLSSLAGIGGGSLTVPFLSRHGVEMRKAIGSSSVCGCVIAIAGMGGFILNGAQAEGLPEYSLGYVYLPALFGIVATSMLTTRLGAKLASRLPTAVLKKIFALFLLFIACRMLLPL; encoded by the coding sequence TTGAACATAGAATTACTGTTACAGTTTTTGGCGCTGGGCTCCTTTGTTGGCGTTATGGCGGGTTTACTCGGTATTGGTGGGGGGCTTATTGTTGTACCTGCTTTAGTTTCTTGGTTATTGCCGCAAGCGGGCGTTGATGACAACATTGTCATGCATGTCGCACTTGGCACATCATTAGCAACAATTATTCTTACCTCAGGATCTTCTGCCTTTAATCACCTTAAACTGGGCAACGTGGACTTGTTCGTTGTGAAATGGCTATTGCCCGGAGTGGTCATTGGTGGTGCGGCAGGGTCATTCATTGCAGAGGCGATACCGTCTCAGTACCTTATAAAAGTATTTGGCGTTATTGTGCTCTTACTTGCACTACAAATGCTCATTTCTATCAAAGCGACAAAAGTCTATCCGATGCCTAGCCAACCAGTAACTTTGCTCTCAGGAAGTACGATTGGTGTTCTATCCAGTCTAGCGGGTATCGGTGGGGGGTCGTTAACTGTTCCATTTTTAAGTCGTCATGGCGTTGAAATGCGTAAGGCTATTGGTAGCTCGTCGGTTTGTGGTTGTGTAATAGCCATTGCCGGTATGGGCGGCTTTATTCTTAACGGCGCACAGGCAGAGGGATTACCTGAATATAGCTTAGGGTATGTGTACTTGCCCGCTTTATTTGGTATCGTAGCCACATCAATGCTCACCACACGTTTAGGTGCCAAGCTTGCATCACGTTTGCCTACCGCAGTGCTTAAAAAGATTTTTGCTCTTTTCCTGCTGTTTATTGCGTGTCGCATGCTATTGCCACTGTAA
- a CDS encoding site-specific integrase, whose translation MRNFISDCESNLDMLWDIELTNKIGRQSKNSGLDIEQHFEQFGLISVGYLANKFNCKYHYCKTPRMLDLRKHLNQLLLKHKVSLPYGSIKGSSQTVGSDMNHRRMFIKWKNSLTNEEKLELPMFGKVIDKTAFSHLIPIERRLQGGGPLLAAEFRRFSNEIIELKGIDYKTQKELKEIRKQKAVGKEESRRSAFRKLRHHRLVSTKDFSSQKGRYEDARHAFAVASLKATSESGCANYYIGYTYYCDFLELKNISPDSSYKDCFEPWSLRDFKGYLGEKIAKSGLSTSSATTILSTVRVTLDRLKTIRDFDFNYLPADGFEIVRRSLAYKPYSLSERQQIHEMLELEIALVKGRLRPYKKLDRNNSNLDDPKNQARVIFEDYCHCLPPYWDREKRIRGNTKGQRKLCSFVASRRLSLPQLLKEWGCLTRNVTVREVGVYVLKIAQVLGMNLTPILDLELDDYQEHHSLTNKPCLTYWKERSTGEKMIHLDLFHADIQWLTVSQKKFVETVFDEVTQLTSEARKIASDEISNRLFITLQYIPKTLAEYDMSKLYSELVEKYQLKNDDGKALLLTTTRFRPTLVSELIEAGIGIREIQYLLGHSSIYTTMRYLEQLDFDRSIKEKARKTIEGIYSTAVYKGKSSSINKNQRRYDASQIIMKTPLGGCKNIFDPPDFIKESSLYIKGKPCSQYNKCISCESLMLTEKHLPELFAMQRDYLSSLESSEVINTPYHVVVLENISLLESILNPETSEFEEDILVQAKEDSLFIETTILDVWSG comes from the coding sequence ATGCGTAACTTCATTTCTGACTGCGAATCCAACCTAGACATGCTTTGGGACATCGAGCTAACAAATAAAATAGGTAGACAATCAAAGAACTCAGGTTTAGATATTGAACAGCATTTTGAGCAGTTCGGGTTGATTTCAGTAGGATATCTAGCAAACAAATTTAATTGTAAATATCATTATTGCAAGACGCCAAGAATGCTAGACCTCAGAAAACATCTAAATCAGCTTTTATTGAAGCATAAAGTCTCTCTCCCTTATGGCTCTATTAAAGGCAGCAGTCAAACAGTCGGCAGCGATATGAATCACCGTAGGATGTTTATCAAGTGGAAAAATAGCTTAACAAATGAAGAAAAGCTAGAGCTCCCAATGTTTGGAAAAGTAATTGATAAAACTGCATTTAGTCACTTAATTCCTATAGAGCGGCGGCTACAAGGGGGAGGGCCACTCCTAGCTGCTGAATTTAGACGCTTTTCTAATGAAATAATAGAGCTTAAAGGTATCGATTACAAAACACAGAAAGAGCTAAAAGAAATACGTAAACAAAAGGCAGTCGGCAAAGAAGAGAGCCGGCGTTCAGCATTTCGTAAGTTACGCCATCATAGACTTGTATCGACTAAAGATTTTAGTTCTCAAAAAGGTCGTTATGAAGATGCACGACATGCTTTTGCAGTTGCTTCCTTAAAAGCGACTTCAGAATCAGGTTGTGCTAATTATTACATTGGATATACGTATTATTGTGATTTCTTAGAGCTAAAGAATATCTCCCCTGATAGCAGTTATAAAGACTGTTTTGAGCCATGGTCGCTGAGAGATTTTAAAGGGTACTTAGGCGAAAAAATTGCAAAGTCGGGATTGTCGACATCATCTGCTACAACAATACTATCAACAGTGAGAGTGACGCTCGACAGGCTGAAAACAATTCGAGATTTTGACTTCAATTACTTACCTGCTGATGGGTTTGAGATAGTCAGGAGGTCGTTAGCTTATAAGCCTTACTCATTGAGCGAAAGGCAGCAGATCCATGAAATGCTAGAGCTGGAAATAGCTCTGGTTAAAGGCAGGTTACGGCCATACAAAAAACTAGATAGGAATAATTCGAATTTAGATGACCCTAAGAATCAAGCTAGGGTTATCTTTGAAGATTATTGCCATTGTTTACCCCCTTATTGGGACAGGGAAAAGCGGATTAGAGGAAATACTAAAGGGCAGCGAAAGCTTTGCTCTTTTGTTGCATCTAGAAGATTATCTCTTCCTCAGTTGCTTAAAGAATGGGGGTGCTTAACTAGAAATGTGACGGTTCGTGAAGTTGGTGTATATGTACTAAAAATAGCGCAAGTTCTGGGTATGAATTTAACTCCTATATTGGATCTTGAGCTAGATGATTATCAAGAGCACCATTCATTAACAAATAAGCCTTGTTTGACATACTGGAAGGAGCGCTCTACAGGGGAGAAGATGATACACCTAGACTTGTTTCATGCAGATATACAATGGCTTACAGTCAGCCAGAAGAAATTTGTTGAAACAGTATTTGATGAAGTAACTCAGTTGACGTCGGAAGCAAGAAAAATAGCGTCAGATGAAATATCAAATAGACTGTTTATAACTCTACAGTATATACCAAAAACGTTGGCTGAATATGATATGAGCAAGTTGTACTCGGAACTCGTTGAGAAATACCAGCTAAAAAATGATGATGGTAAGGCACTGTTGCTCACGACTACTAGATTCAGACCTACTCTTGTGAGCGAGTTAATCGAGGCGGGTATAGGAATTCGAGAAATCCAATATCTGTTAGGTCACTCTTCAATTTACACGACGATGAGATATCTAGAACAATTAGATTTTGATAGATCAATAAAAGAAAAAGCTAGAAAAACGATAGAGGGTATATATAGTACGGCCGTTTACAAAGGTAAGTCTTCTTCTATTAATAAAAATCAACGTAGATATGATGCTAGTCAGATTATCATGAAAACCCCACTAGGTGGTTGTAAAAACATATTTGACCCGCCTGATTTTATTAAGGAATCATCATTATATATAAAAGGCAAGCCCTGCTCGCAGTATAACAAATGCATATCTTGTGAGTCATTAATGCTGACAGAAAAACATCTCCCTGAATTGTTTGCTATGCAAAGGGATTATTTATCATCATTGGAAAGCAGCGAAGTTATCAATACACCCTACCACGTAGTGGTACTAGAAAATATCTCGCTGCTTGAGAGTATATTGAATCCAGAAACTTCAGAGTTTGAAGAGGATATTTTGGTGCAAGCAAAAGAAGACTCATTATTCATAGAAACTACGATATTAGATGTTTGGAGTGGTTAA
- a CDS encoding DUF6482 family protein: MNREQLDHWLHAKHIDHTAEPKIYVISCANLTSYLLAVEYKHHLEPIRLKDEPVHYKSLDQVKEELHRLGVHNAYLRLHNVYDECGSPEMAPYHDIKLAIH; this comes from the coding sequence ATGAACCGGGAGCAACTAGACCATTGGCTGCATGCTAAGCATATCGACCATACTGCAGAGCCGAAAATATATGTGATCAGTTGTGCTAATTTAACGAGTTATTTATTAGCAGTGGAATACAAGCATCACTTAGAGCCCATTCGATTGAAAGATGAGCCAGTACACTACAAATCGCTAGATCAAGTAAAAGAAGAGTTGCATCGTTTAGGTGTTCATAATGCGTATTTGAGGTTACACAACGTCTATGACGAATGTGGTAGTCCTGAAATGGCGCCTTATCATGATATTAAGCTAGCGATTCATTAA
- the lgt gene encoding prolipoprotein diacylglyceryl transferase → MNQGFIAFPQIDPIMFEIGPVALRWYGFMYLVGFMFAMWLANQRADKQGSGWTREQVSDLLFAGFLGVVLGGRLGYVFFYQFDMFLDDPLYLFKVWTGGMSFHGGLLGVITAMIWYARKNGRTFFAVADFVAPLVPFGLGMGRIGNFMNDELWGRVTDVPWAVLFPSGGFLPRHPSQLYEFALEGVVLFFILNWFIRKPRPAGAVSGLFLAGYGAFRFIVEYFREPDAHLGLFGNFISMGQILSLPMVIAGGLLVLWAYKFNHQTSHSKG, encoded by the coding sequence ATGAATCAAGGTTTTATCGCCTTTCCTCAAATTGATCCTATCATGTTTGAGATTGGCCCTGTGGCGCTTCGCTGGTACGGTTTCATGTACTTAGTTGGTTTCATGTTTGCGATGTGGCTAGCTAATCAGCGCGCAGACAAACAAGGCAGCGGCTGGACTCGTGAGCAAGTTTCCGATCTACTTTTTGCCGGCTTCCTCGGCGTGGTGCTAGGTGGCCGCCTAGGCTACGTGTTCTTTTATCAGTTTGATATGTTCCTAGATGATCCATTATATCTATTCAAAGTTTGGACGGGCGGCATGTCATTCCATGGTGGATTATTAGGTGTAATCACGGCAATGATTTGGTATGCCCGTAAAAACGGCCGTACATTTTTTGCTGTTGCTGACTTTGTTGCGCCATTAGTACCATTTGGTTTAGGGATGGGCCGCATTGGTAACTTTATGAATGATGAACTTTGGGGACGAGTAACCGATGTTCCTTGGGCGGTATTGTTCCCAAGTGGTGGCTTCTTACCACGCCACCCGTCTCAATTGTATGAATTTGCACTAGAAGGTGTGGTGTTGTTCTTCATTCTTAATTGGTTTATTAGAAAGCCACGTCCAGCAGGTGCGGTGTCGGGGTTATTCCTAGCTGGTTACGGAGCATTCCGCTTTATCGTAGAATACTTTAGAGAGCCCGATGCTCATTTAGGTTTATTTGGTAACTTTATTTCTATGGGACAAATACTCTCTTTACCAATGGTGATTGCTGGTGGCCTCCTTGTTTTATGGGCGTACAAATTCAATCATCAAACTAGTCATTCAAAAGGTTAA
- the rppH gene encoding RNA pyrophosphohydrolase, with amino-acid sequence MIDGDGYRLNVGIVICNNHGQVFWAKRYGQHSWQFPQGGIDEGETPEEAMFRELYEEVGLTKQDVKVVATSRHWLRYKLPKRLVRWDSKPVCIGQKQKWFLLRMDCDESQINMQRGSTPEFDGWRWVSYWYPVRQVVSFKRDVYRRAMKEFATFAMPFRERKVKGKRKNRRG; translated from the coding sequence GTGATCGATGGCGATGGTTACCGCTTAAATGTGGGAATTGTAATTTGTAACAACCATGGTCAGGTATTCTGGGCGAAGCGATACGGGCAACATTCGTGGCAATTTCCTCAAGGGGGAATTGATGAAGGTGAAACACCTGAAGAAGCGATGTTTCGTGAATTATACGAAGAAGTCGGTTTAACCAAGCAGGATGTTAAAGTAGTGGCAACAAGCCGTCATTGGTTGCGCTATAAACTCCCTAAAAGGTTAGTTCGATGGGATTCAAAGCCAGTTTGTATCGGACAAAAACAGAAATGGTTTCTACTGCGGATGGATTGTGACGAGTCTCAAATTAACATGCAGCGTGGTAGTACCCCTGAATTTGATGGTTGGCGCTGGGTAAGTTATTGGTACCCTGTTCGTCAGGTCGTCTCTTTTAAACGAGATGTTTATCGTCGCGCAATGAAAGAGTTCGCGACTTTTGCTATGCCTTTTAGAGAACGAAAGGTAAAAGGTAAGCGTAAAAACCGTAGAGGATAA
- a CDS encoding thymidylate synthase, giving the protein MNNGNSQYEDLCKRVINEGVWVKNERTGKRCLTAINADLEYDVAANEFPLVTTRKAFWKSAIAEMLAYLRGYDNAADFRKLGTKTWDANANQNEAWLNNPHRKGEDDMGRVYGVQGRKWAKPDGGFVDQYKKIIDNLSKGIDDRGEILNFYNPGEFHMGCLRPCMYSHHFSILGDTLYLNSTQRSCDVPLGLVFNQIQVAWLLQITAQIAGLKAGKAFHKIVNAHIYEDQIELMKEQVKREPFSAPKLIINPKIKSLEDLETWVTMDDFEVVNYQHHEPIKYPFSV; this is encoded by the coding sequence ATGAACAATGGAAACAGTCAATATGAGGACTTGTGTAAGCGAGTTATCAATGAAGGTGTTTGGGTTAAGAACGAAAGGACAGGCAAGCGCTGCTTAACCGCTATCAATGCAGATTTAGAATATGACGTTGCCGCTAATGAATTTCCACTAGTAACAACACGAAAAGCTTTTTGGAAAAGCGCCATAGCTGAAATGCTAGCCTACTTACGTGGCTATGATAACGCTGCCGATTTTCGTAAATTAGGCACTAAAACATGGGATGCTAACGCTAACCAAAATGAAGCATGGCTCAATAACCCACACCGTAAAGGTGAGGATGATATGGGCAGAGTATACGGTGTTCAGGGACGTAAATGGGCAAAACCTGACGGTGGTTTTGTCGATCAATATAAGAAGATTATAGATAACCTAAGCAAAGGGATTGATGATAGGGGTGAAATCCTAAACTTCTATAATCCTGGTGAGTTTCACATGGGTTGTTTACGGCCTTGTATGTATAGCCATCACTTCTCAATACTTGGCGACACTCTCTATTTAAATAGTACTCAACGCAGCTGTGACGTCCCACTTGGATTAGTATTCAATCAAATTCAAGTAGCTTGGCTACTTCAAATCACAGCCCAAATTGCAGGATTAAAAGCCGGAAAAGCGTTCCATAAGATCGTAAATGCTCACATCTATGAAGACCAAATAGAGCTAATGAAAGAGCAAGTTAAGAGAGAACCTTTTTCCGCACCAAAACTTATTATTAATCCAAAAATCAAGTCGTTAGAAGATTTAGAAACATGGGTTACTATGGATGACTTTGAGGTTGTTAATTACCAGCACCACGAACCAATCAAGTATCCTTTTTCAGTTTAG
- the mutH gene encoding DNA mismatch repair endonuclease MutH has protein sequence MKTTPTTESELFERALSISGYSFYELAKEANIDVPENLKKDKGWVGQLLEWHLGASAGSKPQPDFVELGIELKSIPISHEGKPLETTFVSVAPLIGVHGLNWQESHVRHKLAKVLWIPVEGEREIPLKDRRVGTPIMWSPTEAEENQLRQDWEELMEMIVLGQVEQITAKHGEVMQLRPKAANSQALTEAYGSNGKPIMTLPRGFYLRTQFTHQILQNHFFSE, from the coding sequence ATGAAGACCACTCCAACCACTGAATCTGAACTATTTGAACGAGCATTATCAATATCAGGTTATAGCTTTTATGAATTAGCTAAGGAAGCAAATATTGACGTTCCTGAAAACCTTAAAAAAGACAAAGGCTGGGTTGGGCAGTTACTCGAGTGGCACCTGGGAGCCAGCGCAGGCAGCAAGCCACAACCTGATTTCGTTGAACTCGGTATTGAACTAAAAAGCATCCCAATAAGCCACGAAGGTAAGCCACTTGAAACCACTTTTGTTTCTGTTGCGCCACTTATTGGTGTTCATGGCTTAAACTGGCAGGAAAGCCATGTTCGTCATAAATTAGCCAAAGTGCTGTGGATCCCTGTCGAAGGGGAACGAGAGATCCCACTAAAAGATCGTCGCGTTGGCACCCCTATCATGTGGAGCCCAACCGAAGCAGAAGAAAATCAATTACGCCAAGACTGGGAAGAGTTGATGGAAATGATCGTACTCGGGCAAGTCGAACAAATTACCGCCAAACACGGTGAGGTGATGCAACTCAGGCCAAAAGCCGCTAACAGTCAAGCATTGACGGAAGCCTATGGAAGTAATGGCAAGCCGATAATGACTCTGCCGCGTGGCTTTTATCTACGGACACAGTTCACTCATCAAATTCTACAAAATCACTTTTTTTCGGAATAA